In one Bacillus sp. PK3_68 genomic region, the following are encoded:
- the panB gene encoding 3-methyl-2-oxobutanoate hydroxymethyltransferase, whose protein sequence is MKQTSDFIKMKANGEKIAMITAYDYPSAKLSEEGGADIILVGDSLGMVVLGYESTVPVTLDDMIHHTKAVKRGAKETFVVTDLPFMSYQISREETMRAARALMQEAGAHAVKIEGGEEAVEAVRDLTQAGVPTVAHLGLTPQSVGVLGGYKVQGKTAEAARKLLDDAKKLEQAGAFMAVLECVPYQIAAQVASALTIPIIGIGAGKETDGQVLVYHDLIQYGVSRTPKFVKSYSNVNDEIIPAVSAYVKEVKGGIFPGVEHSFTMKEEELEALYEGARS, encoded by the coding sequence ATGAAGCAAACGAGTGACTTTATCAAAATGAAAGCAAACGGTGAAAAAATTGCCATGATCACCGCCTATGATTATCCTTCTGCTAAATTATCTGAAGAGGGTGGGGCGGACATCATTTTAGTCGGAGACTCTCTTGGTATGGTTGTACTTGGGTATGAATCAACCGTTCCTGTTACCCTGGACGATATGATTCATCATACAAAGGCAGTAAAGCGGGGGGCGAAAGAAACATTTGTCGTTACTGACTTGCCTTTTATGTCGTATCAGATTAGCCGAGAAGAAACGATGCGGGCAGCAAGAGCGCTTATGCAGGAAGCAGGAGCGCATGCTGTAAAAATTGAGGGCGGCGAAGAGGCAGTAGAGGCCGTTCGGGATTTGACGCAGGCTGGCGTACCAACAGTCGCCCACTTAGGGCTAACTCCGCAGTCCGTTGGGGTTCTTGGCGGTTATAAAGTGCAGGGGAAAACAGCAGAGGCAGCCCGAAAGCTGCTGGATGATGCAAAGAAGCTTGAGCAGGCAGGGGCATTTATGGCCGTGCTTGAATGTGTTCCTTATCAGATTGCAGCTCAAGTGGCAAGCGCTCTTACTATTCCGATAATCGGAATTGGGGCAGGCAAGGAAACGGATGGACAAGTGCTTGTCTACCATGACCTTATTCAATATGGGGTAAGCCGAACACCTAAATTTGTTAAATCGTACAGCAATGTGAACGATGAAATTATACCGGCCGTTTCTGCTTATGTAAAAGAAGTAAAAGGTGGAATATTCCCGGGAGTGGAGCATTCATTTACGATGAAAGAAGAAGAACTGGAAGCTTTGTATGAAGGAGCACGTTCATGA
- a CDS encoding PQQ-dependent sugar dehydrogenase, translating to MKKWLLIALVLLTGCSSPEKAPEEESSENIPASTSAGIKVIAKKLEVPWNITKLDNSFFISQRKGTIAEIYSDGKKKEMELKLDQPVLHEGEGGLLGFELDPAFSSNGRAYIYHTYKEKEKIMNRIVQIQKKGSGWQETKELLASIPGGTIHNGGRIALGPDHKLYVTVGDAGVKESAQSKQQLSGKILRLNLDGSVPSDNPFKGSYIFSYGHRNPQGMAWSKDGTMYATEHGQSAHDEVNKISPGKNYGWPLIQGDEKREGMESPFIHSGEETWAPSGLAYSKGQLFIATLKGERLLAFDLKHRKMTVSFQGEGRLRDVYASDHYLYIVTNNTDGRGTPSQDDDRLLLLKEPH from the coding sequence ATGAAAAAATGGTTGTTGATCGCTCTCGTCCTGCTTACAGGCTGCTCTTCACCTGAAAAAGCTCCCGAAGAAGAATCTTCCGAAAATATTCCTGCAAGCACATCAGCTGGAATAAAAGTTATCGCTAAAAAACTGGAGGTTCCATGGAACATTACTAAGTTGGATAACAGCTTCTTTATTAGCCAGCGTAAAGGTACAATTGCCGAAATTTATTCTGATGGAAAGAAAAAAGAAATGGAATTGAAGCTGGATCAACCGGTACTGCACGAAGGAGAAGGCGGCTTATTAGGCTTTGAGCTTGATCCTGCCTTTTCCAGCAACGGACGCGCTTACATCTATCATACGTACAAGGAAAAAGAAAAAATAATGAATCGGATTGTACAAATTCAAAAGAAAGGCAGCGGCTGGCAAGAGACAAAAGAACTGTTGGCCAGCATTCCCGGCGGTACGATCCACAATGGCGGACGGATCGCTCTTGGTCCTGACCATAAGCTTTACGTAACTGTAGGAGATGCCGGTGTAAAGGAGTCTGCACAAAGTAAACAGCAGCTATCCGGGAAAATTTTACGTTTAAATTTAGATGGCTCTGTTCCCTCTGACAATCCTTTTAAAGGTTCCTATATTTTTTCCTATGGACATCGCAATCCGCAAGGGATGGCCTGGAGCAAAGACGGTACCATGTATGCGACTGAACATGGGCAAAGCGCTCATGATGAAGTGAACAAAATTAGTCCAGGGAAAAATTATGGCTGGCCTCTCATTCAAGGAGACGAGAAAAGAGAAGGAATGGAATCACCTTTCATTCATTCTGGCGAGGAAACGTGGGCTCCCTCCGGTCTAGCTTATAGTAAAGGACAACTCTTTATTGCTACCCTTAAGGGAGAAAGGCTGCTTGCTTTCGATCTTAAACATCGGAAAATGACGGTTTCTTTTCAAGGCGAAGGACGCTTGAGAGATGTATATGCGAGCGATCACTATTTATATATTGTGACAAATAATACAGATGGCCGAGGGACACCTTCTCAAGATGATGATCGACTTCTTCTTTTAAAAGAACCGCATTAA
- a CDS encoding biotin--[acetyl-CoA-carboxylase] ligase yields the protein MQSSVKQQLLEAFSRADGEFVSGQALAEILGCSRTAIWKHIESLRQEGFELEAVRKKGYRILTKPDKVTENEILIGLQTDWLGKEIVALESTPSTQKEAHRLAQEPFKEGTVVIAEEQTAGRGRMTRAWHSPKYTGIWMSVLLKPSLPPYKAPQFTLITAVSVVEAIIEVTGLQPEIKWPNDILLNGKKITGILTELQADADRIHSIIIGIGINVNQKEFPDELKEVATSLAIEKGEAVSRSQLVQEILKNLENYYDIYMKEGFINIKKRWEKHALSIGKKITARTVTGTIHGKALGITEEGVLKLLDDDGTIHDIYSADIEIDTRTDE from the coding sequence GTGCAATCTTCTGTAAAACAGCAATTATTAGAGGCGTTTTCAAGAGCGGATGGGGAATTTGTATCTGGTCAGGCGCTTGCAGAAATCCTCGGCTGCTCGCGGACGGCCATTTGGAAGCACATTGAATCATTGCGCCAAGAGGGATTTGAATTGGAAGCGGTACGAAAAAAGGGCTACCGCATTCTTACAAAGCCGGATAAAGTAACGGAAAATGAAATTTTAATCGGCCTGCAGACCGACTGGCTTGGAAAAGAAATCGTCGCATTGGAATCTACCCCTTCGACTCAGAAGGAGGCTCATCGCTTGGCACAAGAGCCTTTTAAGGAAGGTACGGTAGTGATTGCAGAAGAACAGACAGCGGGACGCGGAAGAATGACACGTGCATGGCATTCTCCAAAATATACGGGCATTTGGATGAGCGTACTATTAAAACCGTCTTTGCCGCCTTATAAAGCGCCTCAGTTCACGTTGATTACGGCAGTTTCCGTTGTTGAAGCGATTATTGAAGTGACCGGATTGCAGCCAGAGATCAAGTGGCCGAACGATATTTTGTTAAACGGCAAGAAGATTACCGGTATTTTAACAGAACTGCAAGCGGACGCTGACCGCATTCATTCAATTATTATCGGTATCGGCATTAACGTAAATCAAAAAGAGTTTCCTGACGAATTGAAAGAAGTGGCCACCTCGCTTGCTATTGAAAAAGGAGAGGCAGTCTCACGCTCGCAGCTAGTTCAGGAAATTTTAAAAAACCTTGAAAATTATTATGACATATACATGAAAGAAGGATTTATTAACATAAAAAAACGCTGGGAAAAGCACGCGCTGTCGATCGGTAAAAAAATTACGGCGCGGACAGTGACTGGTACGATTCACGGCAAAGCACTCGGTATCACAGAAGAAGGTGTATTGAAGCTGCTTGATGATGACGGCACCATCCATGATATTTACTCCGCTGATATCGAAATCGATACAAGGACAGATGAATGA
- a CDS encoding CCA tRNA nucleotidyltransferase: MNNELIFEKAAPILAQLEKAGFDAYYVGGAVRDYLLNRPIGDVDIATAALPEEVKRVFSKTVDVGIEHGTVLVIWQGDGYEITTFRTESDYKDFRRPEKVSFVRTLEEDLKRRDFTINAMAMDRHGTIVDPFGGKAALQSQQIQTVGKAQERFSEDALRMMRAARFASQLGFQLHIETEEALSRCTSLLEHIAVERKLMEMDKLMAGKEAAAGIKILLEGGLIAYLPGLLGQEQRINKMLSYDLNKLTGIQKWLLLLVLLAPHKPGDWLKEWRMPAKKIKYLAGTYETALKQQKEEWTDFSLYEAGVDQAMDAEAVNALLAGRPSKAEELKNRHADLSIHTRKELAITGKELKEWKNETGGPWMKSYIEMIERAVVERKVENSKEKIKEWLEACNLL; the protein is encoded by the coding sequence GTGAATAATGAGTTAATCTTTGAGAAAGCCGCTCCGATTCTTGCCCAACTCGAGAAAGCAGGGTTCGATGCCTACTATGTAGGAGGAGCGGTAAGGGATTATTTGTTGAATCGTCCGATTGGCGACGTTGACATTGCCACAGCTGCCTTGCCAGAAGAGGTGAAGCGCGTCTTTTCTAAAACTGTCGATGTCGGCATTGAACATGGAACCGTGCTCGTGATTTGGCAGGGGGACGGTTATGAAATTACTACCTTTCGAACAGAATCTGATTATAAGGATTTTCGACGACCGGAAAAAGTATCTTTCGTTCGGACACTTGAGGAAGATTTAAAGAGAAGGGATTTTACTATTAATGCGATGGCTATGGATCGACATGGAACCATCGTTGATCCTTTCGGCGGAAAGGCTGCATTACAATCGCAGCAAATTCAAACAGTTGGCAAGGCGCAAGAGCGTTTTTCGGAAGATGCCCTTCGAATGATGAGGGCCGCCCGATTTGCCAGCCAGCTTGGCTTCCAGCTGCATATCGAAACAGAAGAAGCACTAAGCCGCTGTACTAGTCTACTGGAGCATATTGCGGTTGAACGGAAACTAATGGAGATGGATAAACTAATGGCTGGGAAAGAGGCGGCAGCTGGCATCAAGATATTGCTTGAAGGAGGCTTGATTGCCTATTTGCCAGGGCTTCTCGGGCAGGAGCAACGGATAAATAAGATGCTCTCCTATGATCTTAACAAGTTAACTGGAATCCAAAAGTGGCTTCTTCTGCTCGTCCTTCTTGCACCACATAAACCAGGTGATTGGCTGAAGGAGTGGCGGATGCCAGCTAAGAAAATAAAGTATTTAGCGGGTACATACGAAACGGCTCTCAAACAGCAGAAAGAAGAGTGGACAGATTTTTCATTATATGAAGCCGGTGTAGACCAGGCGATGGATGCTGAGGCGGTCAATGCGCTTCTTGCCGGCCGCCCTTCAAAAGCAGAAGAGCTGAAAAATCGACATGCCGACCTATCGATCCACACTCGAAAAGAACTAGCTATCACCGGTAAAGAGCTGAAGGAATGGAAGAATGAAACAGGTGGGCCATGGATGAAAAGTTATATTGAAATGATCGAGCGGGCTGTTGTAGAGAGAAAAGTTGAAAACAGTAAAGAAAAGATAAAGGAGTGGCTTGAAGCGTGCAATCTTCTGTAA
- the bshA gene encoding N-acetyl-alpha-D-glucosaminyl L-malate synthase BshA, which translates to MKLKIGITCYPTVGGSGVVASELGKLLAEKGHEIHFITTDRPFRLNRMYPNIYFHQVDVNQYSVFQHPPYEIALANKIAEIITREQLDILHVHYAIPHAVCAILGRQIARSNIKIVTTLHGTDITVLGHDPSLTAAIRFGIEESDAVTAVSQALIAQTMDVIYPQKNIQPIYNFIDERVYRKRPANEQLREELGIAAQDKVVMHVSNFRSVKRVPDVVRVFKRLREHMPAKLLLVGDGPEMTIVCKLVSELNLEECVLFLGKQDNLEELYVLSDLVLLLSEKESFGLVLLEAMACGVPCIGTNIGGIPEVIENGKNGFLSEVGDIESVTKQALQLLTDDNFYQKISEQAIQTVQTHFHSENIVREYEKLYMSLLPQQAGADSE; encoded by the coding sequence ATGAAATTAAAAATAGGAATTACGTGCTACCCTACTGTCGGTGGCTCGGGTGTAGTAGCATCAGAACTTGGAAAGCTACTTGCAGAAAAAGGACATGAGATCCATTTTATCACAACGGATCGTCCGTTCAGGTTAAACCGGATGTACCCGAATATTTATTTTCATCAAGTGGATGTCAACCAATATTCCGTTTTTCAGCACCCGCCGTATGAAATTGCACTAGCAAATAAAATAGCAGAAATTATAACGAGGGAGCAGCTCGATATCCTGCATGTCCACTATGCGATCCCGCATGCTGTTTGTGCTATTCTTGGCAGGCAAATTGCACGTTCCAATATTAAGATTGTTACAACGTTGCATGGCACGGATATCACTGTGCTTGGACATGATCCTTCCTTAACAGCAGCGATTCGTTTTGGTATCGAAGAGTCCGACGCTGTGACTGCTGTGTCGCAAGCGCTAATCGCTCAAACGATGGATGTAATTTACCCTCAAAAGAACATCCAACCTATTTATAATTTTATTGATGAGCGAGTTTATCGAAAGAGACCGGCAAATGAGCAACTGCGCGAAGAGTTGGGAATCGCTGCTCAAGATAAGGTGGTTATGCATGTATCTAATTTCCGCAGTGTGAAAAGGGTGCCGGATGTGGTTCGTGTATTTAAGCGGCTTAGAGAACACATGCCGGCAAAGCTGCTTTTGGTCGGCGATGGACCAGAAATGACTATCGTTTGCAAGCTTGTTTCTGAATTGAACCTCGAAGAATGTGTTTTGTTTCTCGGCAAGCAGGATAATTTAGAAGAGCTATATGTGCTCAGCGATTTAGTCTTATTGCTATCAGAGAAAGAAAGCTTTGGTTTGGTACTTTTGGAAGCGATGGCTTGCGGAGTTCCTTGCATTGGCACGAATATTGGTGGCATTCCCGAAGTGATTGAAAATGGAAAAAATGGTTTTCTCTCTGAAGTGGGAGATATTGAGTCCGTGACAAAACAAGCTTTGCAGCTGCTAACGGATGATAATTTTTATCAAAAGATAAGTGAACAGGCGATACAAACAGTACAAACTCATTTTCATTCAGAAAACATCGTTCGCGAGTACGAAAAGCTATATATGAGTTTGCTTCCCCAACAGGCAGGTGCGGATAGTGAATAA
- the bshB1 gene encoding bacillithiol biosynthesis deacetylase BshB1, translating to METIKADILAFGAHADDIEIGMGGTAAKYAAAGKTVVFCDLTKAELSSNGTVASRAEEANKAAALLGVRERLTLDLPDRGLFLTQEAIQAVAEVIRRYQPKVIFAPYEKDRHPDHGACSRIVQEAFFSAGIKKYQTTAHGNAHKAERLYFYMINGFHTPDFCVDTGEFMDKKKQSLCTYQSQFQMGEKSVATPLTTGYIEAVEARDRLMGKEVGRTFAEGFLTTVPLLIDQDLIGDL from the coding sequence ATGGAAACAATTAAAGCAGATATTCTTGCCTTCGGTGCTCATGCAGATGATATTGAAATTGGCATGGGGGGGACAGCGGCTAAATATGCGGCGGCTGGTAAAACGGTTGTTTTCTGTGACTTAACAAAAGCAGAATTGTCATCTAACGGCACGGTAGCTTCGAGAGCAGAAGAGGCAAACAAAGCAGCTGCTCTGTTAGGTGTTCGGGAGAGGTTGACGCTTGACTTGCCAGATCGTGGGTTGTTTCTAACACAAGAAGCGATTCAAGCAGTAGCAGAGGTCATCCGTCGTTACCAACCGAAAGTCATTTTTGCACCTTATGAAAAAGACCGTCATCCAGACCACGGTGCTTGTTCGCGTATCGTACAGGAAGCGTTTTTTTCTGCCGGAATTAAAAAATACCAAACGACTGCCCACGGAAATGCTCATAAGGCGGAGCGCCTTTATTTTTATATGATCAACGGTTTTCATACCCCTGATTTTTGCGTGGATACAGGAGAATTTATGGATAAGAAAAAGCAAAGTCTATGCACTTATCAAAGTCAGTTCCAGATGGGGGAAAAATCAGTCGCCACACCTTTAACGACCGGTTACATAGAGGCGGTTGAAGCGAGAGACCGCCTGATGGGAAAAGAAGTGGGGCGAACATTTGCAGAAGGGTTTTTAACTACTGTCCCACTGTTAATAGATCAAGATTTGATTGGGGATTTATAA
- a CDS encoding methylglyoxal synthase has product MKIALIAHDEKKDDLIQFFLEHVKVFSEHELFATGTTGRRLMKASGLPIHCFQSGPLGGDQEIGASIARGEMDLVFFFRDPLTAQPHEPDVSALVRLCDVYAIPLATNIGTGTILIEGLQRGDLDQLQGKRPTYGNN; this is encoded by the coding sequence ATGAAAATAGCTTTAATTGCCCACGATGAGAAAAAGGATGATTTAATTCAATTTTTTCTAGAACATGTGAAAGTATTTTCAGAGCATGAGCTGTTTGCCACGGGTACGACAGGGCGGCGGCTCATGAAGGCTTCCGGGTTGCCCATCCATTGCTTCCAGTCCGGTCCGCTTGGCGGGGATCAGGAAATCGGAGCGAGTATTGCCAGAGGAGAAATGGACTTAGTTTTCTTTTTCAGAGATCCGCTTACCGCCCAGCCTCATGAGCCAGATGTATCAGCGCTTGTCCGGCTCTGTGACGTGTACGCTATTCCCCTGGCAACTAATATAGGTACCGGAACGATTTTAATAGAGGGCTTGCAGAGAGGCGACTTGGATCAATTACAAGGAAAGAGGCCGACCTATGGAAACAATTAA
- the dapB gene encoding 4-hydroxy-tetrahydrodipicolinate reductase encodes METIKVIIAGPRGRMGKEAVYMVQRSENLQLAAVLDRQYNGQLLSEVEGFSGIDVPIFTDINECFSEVEAEVLIDLTTPETGYIHTKTALEHNIRPVVGTTGFTEEQLKELKELTEEKNLGCIIAPNFAIGAVLMMKFSEMAAKYFQDVEIIELHHDKKLDAPSGTAIKTAQMIAEVREKKQQGHPEEKETMKGARGAEMDGMHLHSVRLPGLIAHQQVLFGADGETLTIRHDSYNRTSFMTGVKVCVETVVKVETLIYGMENILD; translated from the coding sequence ATGGAAACGATTAAAGTCATTATTGCAGGGCCGCGCGGGCGAATGGGGAAAGAAGCGGTATATATGGTACAGAGATCAGAAAACTTACAACTTGCTGCTGTTTTAGATCGTCAGTACAATGGACAGCTGTTAAGTGAAGTAGAGGGATTTTCGGGAATAGACGTGCCAATTTTTACAGACATCAATGAATGCTTTAGTGAGGTAGAAGCTGAGGTGCTTATCGATTTAACGACACCGGAAACAGGATATATACATACAAAAACCGCTCTAGAACACAATATTCGGCCAGTTGTAGGTACTACGGGATTTACAGAGGAACAATTAAAGGAGTTAAAAGAACTCACTGAGGAAAAAAACCTTGGCTGTATTATTGCTCCAAACTTTGCTATTGGTGCAGTGCTTATGATGAAATTCTCTGAAATGGCAGCCAAGTATTTTCAAGATGTGGAGATCATTGAGCTTCACCATGATAAGAAATTAGATGCACCGTCGGGTACGGCAATTAAGACAGCTCAGATGATTGCCGAAGTAAGAGAAAAGAAGCAACAGGGCCATCCTGAGGAAAAAGAAACAATGAAAGGCGCCCGCGGAGCAGAAATGGATGGAATGCACCTTCATAGTGTACGTTTGCCAGGATTGATTGCTCATCAGCAGGTGTTGTTCGGAGCAGATGGTGAAACGTTGACCATTCGCCATGATTCATATAATCGGACTTCTTTTATGACAGGCGTCAAAGTGTGCGTGGAAACTGTTGTAAAGGTAGAAACGCTTATCTATGGCATGGAAAATATTTTAGATTGA
- a CDS encoding nucleotide pyrophosphohydrolase: protein MDKTIKEMQKEVDEYIGQFKEGYFSPLAMMARLTEELGELAREVNHYYGEKPKKSTEEAKTIAEELGDLQFVIICLANSLNIDLQEAHDQVMKKFNTRDKDRWTRKEGE from the coding sequence ATGGATAAAACGATCAAAGAGATGCAAAAGGAAGTCGATGAATACATCGGTCAATTTAAAGAAGGCTACTTTAGCCCGCTTGCTATGATGGCTCGCTTGACTGAGGAACTAGGAGAGCTGGCACGGGAAGTGAACCATTACTATGGTGAAAAGCCTAAAAAATCAACAGAAGAGGCGAAAACCATAGCAGAAGAACTTGGTGATCTGCAGTTTGTCATTATTTGCCTGGCAAATTCACTAAATATTGATCTGCAAGAAGCTCATGATCAAGTCATGAAGAAGTTTAACACGAGAGATAAAGATCGCTGGACGAGAAAAGAGGGGGAATAA
- a CDS encoding zinc metallopeptidase, producing the protein MGFLIYFLILILVPIWAQMKVKSTYNKYSKVSVSTGVTGAQSARRILDENGLHQVKVVETSGFLSDHYNPLTKTVHLSPNNYHGHSIAAAAVAAHEVGHAIQDKEGYAFLRFRHALVPVANIGSNLSWIFIMIGIFTSMTGAFLLGIILMAAAVLFQVITLPVEFNASSRAMDQIVSSGIIRNDEEREARKVLNAAAMTYVAAAAVAVLELVRLVLMFTGMQQNED; encoded by the coding sequence ATGGGCTTTCTAATTTACTTTCTTATCCTAATTCTCGTTCCAATCTGGGCGCAGATGAAAGTAAAAAGTACGTATAATAAATATTCCAAAGTTTCTGTCTCCACTGGTGTAACCGGGGCGCAGTCGGCTCGGCGCATTTTAGATGAAAATGGCCTTCACCAAGTGAAAGTAGTGGAAACAAGCGGTTTTTTAAGTGATCACTATAATCCGTTAACAAAGACGGTTCATCTTTCTCCAAATAACTATCACGGACATTCTATTGCTGCCGCTGCTGTAGCAGCCCATGAGGTAGGTCATGCTATTCAGGATAAAGAGGGATATGCCTTTCTACGATTCCGACATGCACTCGTACCTGTAGCAAATATTGGATCAAACTTATCGTGGATTTTCATTATGATCGGGATCTTTACATCAATGACAGGAGCTTTTTTACTCGGAATTATTTTAATGGCAGCAGCTGTTTTATTCCAAGTGATTACCTTGCCTGTCGAGTTCAACGCTTCTTCGCGCGCGATGGATCAAATTGTTTCATCAGGTATTATCCGCAATGACGAAGAGCGCGAGGCCCGCAAAGTACTAAATGCCGCAGCCATGACGTATGTTGCTGCCGCCGCTGTAGCTGTACTGGAACTGGTTCGTCTAGTCTTGATGTTTACCGGTATGCAGCAGAACGAAGATTAA
- a CDS encoding sporulation protein YpjB: MKKIKCLFLICCLFIIPVHSQAEDADARLLRLDQIAGQALEFTKAGLYEDAEAQLKAVQLELIQLQFKDSGLPMEDWTVLSTALGEALHVINSPEGKEIETLETVTTFRLVADAVVSRYRPLWTEMEQPVMSSLQSLKKSSMTADSSGFHESLNRFLANYYIIQPSLKVDVSEKSVRILDEHVRYMERSGEKMLKEASAESEIEELEKAVEMVFKEMEKEDPAQPSLGWVISFTGGIIIVTLSYVGWKKYKGQKEEERKKQNH; the protein is encoded by the coding sequence ATGAAAAAAATAAAGTGCTTGTTTCTTATTTGTTGCTTATTTATTATTCCCGTTCATAGTCAGGCAGAGGATGCCGATGCCCGCCTTCTTAGATTAGATCAAATAGCCGGCCAGGCTCTGGAGTTTACGAAAGCCGGTCTCTATGAAGATGCAGAAGCACAGCTAAAAGCTGTCCAGCTTGAACTTATACAACTTCAATTTAAAGACAGTGGACTTCCTATGGAAGATTGGACAGTTTTATCGACGGCTCTTGGAGAAGCATTGCATGTGATTAACTCTCCTGAAGGAAAAGAAATAGAAACGTTGGAAACTGTTACGACCTTCCGCTTGGTGGCCGATGCAGTGGTTTCTCGTTACCGGCCGTTATGGACTGAAATGGAACAGCCTGTTATGTCTTCCCTGCAATCTTTAAAAAAGTCTTCTATGACAGCCGATTCCTCAGGGTTTCATGAATCACTCAATAGATTTTTGGCTAATTACTATATCATCCAGCCCAGCTTGAAAGTAGATGTTTCTGAAAAGAGTGTTCGGATACTTGATGAACATGTTCGTTATATGGAACGAAGTGGAGAAAAGATGTTGAAAGAGGCATCTGCTGAAAGTGAGATCGAAGAGTTGGAAAAAGCAGTAGAGATGGTGTTTAAGGAAATGGAAAAAGAGGACCCTGCCCAGCCTTCTCTTGGATGGGTCATCAGCTTTACTGGGGGAATTATTATTGTAACGCTTTCTTATGTAGGCTGGAAGAAATATAAAGGGCAGAAGGAAGAAGAGAGGAAGAAGCAGAATCATTGA
- a CDS encoding DUF1405 domain-containing protein yields the protein MQYVYWFLANKRFLLILFFINLVGTIYGYMWYAPQLVRTDWFFWPFVPDSPTASLFFTIVLLGFLWKKSWGLFQALAIVTLFKYGIWAVVMNVLVLKVTGYLPWEGYMLMASHLGMAIQGLLYAPFYRIKPWHLIIAAFWALHNEIIDYVYMQYPSYPQLHLYIKEIGYFTFWLSVFSIFLAWYLTSREKRLKWTF from the coding sequence TTGCAATATGTATACTGGTTTTTAGCGAACAAAAGATTTTTACTTATTTTATTTTTCATTAATCTAGTCGGCACAATTTACGGATATATGTGGTATGCGCCGCAGTTAGTCCGCACAGATTGGTTTTTCTGGCCCTTTGTTCCGGACAGCCCCACAGCAAGCCTGTTTTTCACGATTGTGTTGCTGGGATTTTTATGGAAAAAATCATGGGGGCTTTTTCAAGCATTGGCCATTGTGACACTGTTTAAATACGGCATATGGGCAGTGGTAATGAACGTACTCGTATTAAAAGTGACTGGCTATTTGCCATGGGAAGGATATATGCTGATGGCTTCACATTTAGGAATGGCTATCCAAGGGTTGCTCTATGCGCCATTTTATCGCATCAAACCATGGCATTTAATCATAGCTGCTTTTTGGGCTTTGCATAATGAAATCATTGATTATGTCTATATGCAATATCCGTCATATCCGCAATTACATCTATATATTAAAGAAATTGGCTATTTTACTTTTTGGTTGAGTGTCTTCTCTATTTTTCTTGCCTGGTATTTAACAAGCAGAGAAAAACGTTTGAAGTGGACTTTCTAA